GTGTAGCGCCGCCGTCCCGGCGGCCAAACGCTGGCACGTGGAAACGCTGAACGGGCAGCCCTGGTCGCCGGTGAGGCGTTCAGCCGCCGGGACGGCGGCGCTCCGCTCGGTCCGGTGCGGCTTTCCGCCAGCGAAGCCACCAGCCAGGAGCATTGACCAAGACGGTCTAGAAAATTCGGGATGACCCATGTTTGGGGCGAAAGCTGGTCTGGCCTGCTCTCCCCGTCACCAAAGGGTGGACCTTTGATACACCCTTTGGCAAAGTCAGAAACGAAACGGCCATCTCCTGAATTGTGCCTGGTGCGACGGTTGCCAGTGAAACGCTTCGCCCCAACCGTTAAGGAGATGGCCGCTGGGAGGAAAAATCCTGGTGGATGATAGAATGCCCCAGCCGCATCTCCTGATATGTTCAGGAGGCGGGGTGAGTGATGCGGCCAGTATTAGAGACTGGCCGCATCACATATTCCCATTTTTGGGATCGGACGTTGGGTGTAATATAGCGCCACTTGTAGCGCCGCCATCCTGGCGGCCACCGCTGCGCCAGGGCGAACGCTCGCCCTCCAGGGCAACCTATCAGCAGACCAGCGTCCAGCCGCCTGGAAGGGACGCGCGAGCGACCAACGGGAGCGAGAGTGCGGGAACCCAGTTCCCGCAAGGGCCGCTCCCCGTAGGGGGCCGCAAGCGGCCCTTCCCGAAGGGAGGCGGCGCTACAAGTAACATATCTCGCCTGCCAACGTCTCCTGTGTGGTGGAGCGTGGCGCCTTGAGGTTTTGCGAGGCGAAAGCAAGCGATATATGAGCCGCTTGACGCGCCAGAGCGGGTCTGGTATGCTTGGCTCGCGCGAGGCCAGATAATTGCTGGGGACGCGGCAAGCACTGTGCAATTGGACTGGAGGCGCGGGCAATGGCCTACCTTGATATTGATCTGGAGATTGGTCGTGGCAGCGGGCGCGAGTACCCGCTGGTGGCGCGCTCGGCGGCGGGCGAGGCGCGGGTGATGATGCGCTTCCCCTTCGATGAGTTTGCTCTGCAAGGCCGATTGAAGGACTTGCAAATTGCGCTGCTGCGCTCGGCGAATCTGCATCGGCGGGTGCTGTCAGAGGAAGAGCAGGCAGTGCAAGATTTCGGGCGCAAGCTTTTCGAGGCGGTGTTAGACGGGGATACGCTGGCCCTTTTCGACAAGAGCCGGGCGCAGGCGGCGCAGGAAGGGCTGGCGGGGGTGCGGCTGCGGCTGCGCATTCAAGCGCCGGAACTGGCGGCGCTGCCCTGGGAATATCTCTATGACGCGCGCCAGGGTGAGTACGTTTGTCTGTCACGCGGTACGCCGCTGGTGCGCTATCCTGAGACGGCCCAGCCGATGCAGCCGCTGAAGGTAACGCCGCCCCTGCGTATCCTGGGGATGATCTCGAACCCTGACGATCTGGATACGCTGGACGTGAGCCGCGAAAAAGAACGGATGCAGCAGGCGCTGGCGAAACTGGAAGAGGCCGGACTGGTGGAACTGACCTGGCTGGCGGGGCAGACGTGGGAAGACTTGCAGGAAGCGATGTGGGGTGGTCCCTGGCATATCTTTCATTTCATCGGGCATGGCGGCTTTGATTCGCGCAGTGAGGAGGGCATGTTGGCGCTGGCGGACGAGGCGGGCAAGATGAACCTGCTGAGCGCGACGCAGGTGGGTCGCCTGCTGGCGAACCACAGCGCCCTGCGGCTGGCGCTTCTGAATGCCTGCGAGGGCGGCAAGAGCAGCACCCGCGATCTGTTCTCCAGCGCGGCGGCGACACTGGCGCGGCGCGGTATTCCGGCTGTGCTGGCGATGCAGTATGAGATTACGGATCAGGCGGCCATCCAACTGACGCGCACGTTCTATCGGGCGCTGGCGCATGGCTTGCCGGTGGACGCTGCCGTGACGGAAGCGCGAACGGCGATCAGCATGAGCGCCGCGCAGACGCTGGAATGGGGGACGCCGGTTCTGTACCTGCGAACGTCCGACAGCCTGCTTTTTGACGTGACAGAGCAGCCGATGCCGAGCCAGCCGATGCGCCCGCCGGAAGAACCTGTGCAGGCTGCTGCGCCGGAGACCGCGCCAGCCGCGCCAGCGCAGGCGAGCGAGCCAGCCAAAGCCGAGCAGAAAACGCCGCGCCAGCAGGCGGAAGAGGCCGAGCAGCAGCGCAGGCGCTATGAGGAGCAACTGGGGGAGGCGGAGCAGGCTATCGCGCAAGACCCGGCGGACGCCGACGCCTATTATACGAAGGGGTCAAGCCTGTACGCGCTCAATCGTCACGCGGAGGCGTTGGAGGCGTTCAAGCGGGCCATCGAGCTGCACCCGAAGTTTATCTGGGCCTACATTGGCCGGGCCTACGCGCTGAATGGCCTCAAGCACGCTGCTGAGGCGCTGGCCTCGGCGGAACAGGCGATTACGCTGATCGGCAAAGATCACCTGTTCTACCGCGAGGTTGCCGCTGCCGCGTTTCGGGCGAAGGGCTACGCGCTGGTGGGATTGAGGCGCGCCGATGACGCGACGAGCGCGTTTGATTACGCGATTGAGCTTGAGCCAAACAATATTCTGGCGCATCGCGGGAAAGAGGCAGCCCAGGCGCTGTTCAGCCCGTTCAGAGACACGCCGCTGCTCACCTACAAGGGCCATAAAGATTCGGTTTTTACTGTCGCCTGGTCGCCGGATGGCGCGTGCATCGCCTCTGCCGGTTACGATAAGACGGTGCAGGTCTGGGAGGCGCAGAGCGGCAAGACGCTGCTGGGCTATCGCCGCCACAGCAGCCTGATCAACGCGCTGGCGTGGTCGCCCGATGGGACGCGCATCGCTTCGGCCAGCGCCGATAAGATGGTGCAGATCGGAGAAGTGGCGAGCAAGAAGGCGCTGACGATCTATTCCGGCCACGCGAAAGAAGTCTACGCCGTTCTCTGGCTGCCGGATGGCGTTCGATTGGTTTCGGCAGGCAACGAAGCAAAGGTGTTGATCTGGGAAGCAGCGACGGGAAAGACGCTCTTGACCTACAAGGAGCATAGCAATTGGGTGGGGGCGCTGGCCTGCGCGCCCGATGGGAGGCGCATCGCGTCGGGGTCGGCGGATGGCACCCTGCACATTTGGGATGCCGCCACAGGCAAGACGCTGCGCGTCTACACCGGCCACAGCGGTACGGTGTCGGCGCTGGCGTGGTCGCCGGATGGGACACGCATCGCCTCTGCGGGGAGCGAGCAAACGGTGCAGGTGTGGGAGGTGGAGACGGGCAGCGTACTCCACACCTATTCCGGCCACAGCAGTTGGGCTAACGCGCTGGCGTGGTCGCCGGACGGAAGCAAAATCGCTTCGGCCAGCGCCGACGTGCAGGTGTGGGAAGCGACGACGGGAACCCTGCTCTGCGCTTACACCGGCCACAGCGACGCGGTGCGCGCGGTAGTCTGGTCGCCTGATGGAGCGCGTCTTGCGTCCGGGGGGAACGATAACAGCGTGCAGGTCTGGGAGCCTGCCTGACTTGACAAAGCAGTGCCAGTTTGGTATGCTGTGAGTGATACCAGCAGACCGCTGATTCAGCAGCGCCGACAGGGCCGAATAGCAGCATGTAAGCCGACAGTGTAAGAAGAGAAGCGAGCAAGGGTTGGGTGCGGCAATCGTGGTAGCAGAGCCTGTGAGAAAGGATGGCGCGCGGGATGAGTATACGCTACTCTGAGAAGACCGCCGGGCAGGAGGCGCTTCCAGCCATGCGCTCCATTGCCTGGTCGCCTGATGGGCGCTGTATTGTGACGGGCGGCCATGACGGCATCGCGCAGGTGTGGGATGCCGCCAGCGGCTATTTGCTCTTTACGTATCGCGGTCACGGGCAAG
The Ktedonobacterales bacterium DNA segment above includes these coding regions:
- a CDS encoding CHAT domain-containing protein translates to MAYLDIDLEIGRGSGREYPLVARSAAGEARVMMRFPFDEFALQGRLKDLQIALLRSANLHRRVLSEEEQAVQDFGRKLFEAVLDGDTLALFDKSRAQAAQEGLAGVRLRLRIQAPELAALPWEYLYDARQGEYVCLSRGTPLVRYPETAQPMQPLKVTPPLRILGMISNPDDLDTLDVSREKERMQQALAKLEEAGLVELTWLAGQTWEDLQEAMWGGPWHIFHFIGHGGFDSRSEEGMLALADEAGKMNLLSATQVGRLLANHSALRLALLNACEGGKSSTRDLFSSAAATLARRGIPAVLAMQYEITDQAAIQLTRTFYRALAHGLPVDAAVTEARTAISMSAAQTLEWGTPVLYLRTSDSLLFDVTEQPMPSQPMRPPEEPVQAAAPETAPAAPAQASEPAKAEQKTPRQQAEEAEQQRRRYEEQLGEAEQAIAQDPADADAYYTKGSSLYALNRHAEALEAFKRAIELHPKFIWAYIGRAYALNGLKHAAEALASAEQAITLIGKDHLFYREVAAAAFRAKGYALVGLRRADDATSAFDYAIELEPNNILAHRGKEAAQALFSPFRDTPLLTYKGHKDSVFTVAWSPDGACIASAGYDKTVQVWEAQSGKTLLGYRRHSSLINALAWSPDGTRIASASADKMVQIGEVASKKALTIYSGHAKEVYAVLWLPDGVRLVSAGNEAKVLIWEAATGKTLLTYKEHSNWVGALACAPDGRRIASGSADGTLHIWDAATGKTLRVYTGHSGTVSALAWSPDGTRIASAGSEQTVQVWEVETGSVLHTYSGHSSWANALAWSPDGSKIASASADVQVWEATTGTLLCAYTGHSDAVRAVVWSPDGARLASGGNDNSVQVWEPA